One window from the genome of Rhinolophus ferrumequinum isolate MPI-CBG mRhiFer1 chromosome 10, mRhiFer1_v1.p, whole genome shotgun sequence encodes:
- the CCDC38 gene encoding coiled-coil domain-containing protein 38, with the protein MLPHLSPIPLTPEEKLKDDSLKKERPYRIFFKDLFLYKEDETTRKKENFSNRNMKVHQKSTFSSRMKSRSHLSQIMFYSDTVGGSLAKFELDPTLILRLTEGKHKKTVHEFINDQRDRFLLEYALSTKRNTITKFDKYTATKERQLLKAETKLQEDAMAFEEFLRENDQRSVDALKIAAQETINKLQMMAELKKASMEVQAVKSEISKTEFLLREYMKYGFFLLKLSPKQWQIQQALRKAKMSKSKENMSGGLAKRLTKLNTKKKQNSGEGTKGISFIEDYPLGKGSQGNVFCSRSQSQEKLIDSLSKKINQVYKVCIGDGDVGSLDPIQKLVKVESRLVELSDLMETVPKENVEAIERIKQKERRQKLREEKMKEKQRHQEERLKAALERAVAQPKKKLGRRLVYRSKPPSSDKQELFLIKDTKTKPVEDEYFFT; encoded by the exons ATGTTACCACATTTATCCCCGATACCATTGACTCCTGAAG agAAACTAAAAGATGACTCACTCAAAAAGGAGAGGCCATATAGGATCTTTTTTAAAGATCTCTTTCTTTACAAAGAAGATGAAACTACAAGGAAAAAG GAAAATTTTTCGAACCGCAACATGAAAGTCCACCAAAAGTCTACTTTCTCATCTCGAATGAAGAGTCGTTCACACCTGAGCCAAATAATGTTTTACTCTGACACAGTTGGTGGATCACTTGCAAAATTTGAGCTAGATCCCACTCTTATTCTCAGATTAACAGAAGGTAA ACACAAAAAGACTGTCCATGAATTCATTAATGACCAAAGAGACAGGTTTCTGCTTGAG TATGCTCTGTCAACCAAAAGAAATACAATCACAAAGTTTGATAAATACACAGCAACGAAGGAACGGCAACTCCTGAAAGCAGAAACAAAGCTCCAAGAAGATGCAATGGCCTTTGAAGAATTCCTTCGAGAAAATGACCAGAGATCTGTAGATGCCCTTAAAAT TGCTGCACAAGAAACTATAAACAAACTCCAAATGATGGCAGAGCTAAAGAAAGCAAGTATGGAGGTACAGGCAGTGAAAAG TGAAATATCAAAAACAGAATTCCTCCTTAGAGAGTATATGAAATATGGATTTTTTCTGCTAAAATTGTCTCCAAAACAATGGCAAATCCAGCAAGCGCTGAGAAAGGCGAAGATGTcaaagagtaaagaaaatatgAGTGGCGGTCTTGCAAAAAGATTAACAA aattaaatacaaagaaaaaacagaacagTGGTGAGGGCACCAAGGGGATATCATTTATAGAAGACTATCCTCTGGGAAAAGGGAGCCAAGGTA ATGTTTTCTGCTCTCGTTCTCAATCTCAGGAAAAACTGATAGACTCTCttagtaaaaaaattaatcaagttTACAAAGTCTGCATTGGAGATGGAGATGTTGGCAGCCTCGACCCTATTCAAAAGCTGGTAAAAGTAGAGTCTCGCCTGGTGGAACTGAGTGATCTCATGGAAACCGTTCCCAAAGAAAATGTGGAGGCAATTGAGAGGATAAAACAGAAAGAACGACGGCAAAA GTTGcgtgaagagaaaatgaaagaaaaacaaagacaccaGGAGGAAAGGCTAAAAGCTGCCCTTGAAAGAGCAGTAGCACAACCAAAGAAAAAG ctGGGAAGACGACTTGTCTATCGTTCAAAACCTCCATCCAGTGACAAACAGGAACTATTTTTAATCaaggatacaaaaacaaaaccagtagaggatgaatattttttcacttgA